Below is a window of Pirellulales bacterium DNA.
TCTGGTTCGCGCTGGCGCTGATGGGCACTGCGGGAATCTTTCTGGTCCAAGGCGCGCAGTTTCTCGGCGTGGCGACGGTTGTCGTCTATGCCGGCGCCATCCTGGTGACATTTCTGTTCGTGTTGATGCTCGCGCAGCCTGGTGGCGACGCCTATTACGACCGCATTAGCTGGGAAGCGATGCTCGCCGCCGCCACCGGAGCGGTGCTGGTCGGCATTCTGTCGATGACGATCGGCAAGCTCGGGCTCGACCATTTGAATCCGCCCGCTGCCGACAAGCTACTAGAAAATGTTTTGGCCCAGGAGCACGTCGCCAAGCTCGGCGCGGAACTCTTCGGTCGCCATTTGATCGCGGTCGAAATCGCCGGCACGCTGCTGCTCGTGGCCCTAGTTGGGGCGACGTCGATCGTCAGTGCCCAGCGAAATCGCC
It encodes the following:
- a CDS encoding NADH-quinone oxidoreductase subunit J; protein product: MTGLWVLSQADSSLATAIKHPIAWTAFLSAIAMWLMLPRGSAKGRRLGAIVGIAALGCLASCLLPLGSWSDNAVFWILAGVTLVAGVCTVTFRSPVYCAVWFALALMGTAGIFLVQGAQFLGVATVVVYAGAILVTFLFVLMLAQPGGDAYYDRISWEAMLAAATGAVLVGILSMTIGKLGLDHLNPPAADKLLENVLAQEHVAKLGAELFGRHLIAVEIAGTLLLVALVGATSIVSAQRNRPLLKNNGRFVATRQEATR